One Phaseolus vulgaris cultivar G19833 chromosome 2, P. vulgaris v2.0, whole genome shotgun sequence DNA window includes the following coding sequences:
- the LOC137811909 gene encoding L-type lectin-domain containing receptor kinase IX.1-like, translated as MEGSINSPAMAPSQYCKKSYVRVSFHVTLTLLLLLMPHAASLEFNYQQLGDTGKVLNISGDVEPREGVLELTKYKEDSVGRVIYYELLHLWDKSSGKFADFTTHFSFTINAPDKTNPGDGITFFLAHPNFPESQIDGSGIGLASREQLRTQNYAKDFPFVAVEFDTLNNTWDPVHDHVGIDVNALNSTSTTEWFTSMDKRGYDADITFNSASNELSVTVTGYKDNVKIKQGLSSLVNLSDILPEWVQFGFSSATGHTIEEHTLSSWSFKSTLETEPSKRRLVIGLSVGLGVGVLIVIFGVIFLVRWMLRTRGIEDVSLFGNAMDYDFEKISLPKKFSFQELATATNNFASENKIGQGGFGAVYRGFIRGLNTHVAIKKVSPGSRQGVREYVSEVKIISQLRHRNLVQLFGWCHQHDDLLLIYEFMENGSLDYYLFKGKGLLTWKVRYNIARGLASALLYLHEEWEECVLHRDIKSSNVMLDSNFNARLGDFGLARVMDHGIESQTTGLAGTIGYLPPEATTRGKASRESDVYSFGVVALEIACGRKAIEPKMNEDIYLVDWVWKLQGLGEVLKASDPSLYGHFDEKEMETLMIVGLCCCHTDYLLRPTIRQAVQILNFEAPVPILTARNYNASWSSMASRTPAFASNQHSSSTSSSSILTGSSQSTTNLEIITPAAAPLHTY; from the coding sequence ATGGAGGGCAGCATCAATTCTCCAGCCATGGCACCATCTCAGTACTGCAAGAAAAGTTATGTGCGTGTTTCTTTTCATGTCACATTAACACTCTTGCTTCTGCTAATGCCTCATGCAGCTTCATTAGAATTCAACTATCAGCAACTTGGTGACACTGGAAAGGTCCTCAATATTTCGGGAGATGTTGAACCTCGAGAAGGAGTCCTCGAACTCACCAAATATAAGGAAGATAGTGTTGGTAGAGTCATATATTACGAATTATTGCATCTTTGGGACAAGAGCTCGGGAAAGTTTGCAGACTTCACCACCCATTTCTCCTTTACCATCAACGCCCCAGATAAAACCAATCCTGGAGATGGAATCACCTTCTTTCTGGCACATCCAAACTTTCCAGAGTCTCAGATAGATGGAAGTGGTATTGGTCTTGCCAGCCGTGAGCAACTGAGGACTCAAAATTACGCAAAGGACTTTCCTTTTGTAGCAGTGGAATTTGACACCTTGAATAATACCTGGGATCCGGTACATGATCATGTGGGTATCGATGTTAATGCTCTTAACAGTACTAGCACTACAGAGTGGTTCACTAGCATGGATAAAAGAGGGTATGATGCTGATATTACTTTCAATTCTGCTTCAAACGAATTAAGTGTCACCGTCACTGGATATAAGGATAATGTCAAAATTAAACAGGGATTATCCTCATTGGTCAATTTGAGTGATATCTTACCTGAATGGGTTCAATTTGGCTTCTCTTCGGCAACAGGACATACTATTGAGGAACATACTCTTAGTTCTTGGTCCTTCAAATCTACTTTGGAGACGGAACCAAGCAAAAGAAGGCTGGTGATAGGGCTGAGCGTTGGACTTGGTGTAGGtgttttaattgttattttcgGGGTAATTTTTCTTGTGAGATGGATGCTGAGGACTAGAGGTATAGAAGATGTCTCACTTTTTGGCAATGCTATGGACTATGATTTCGAAAAAATCTCTCTACCCAAGAAGTTTTCCTTTCAAGAACTGGCCACAGCAACTAATAACTTCGCAAGTGAAAACAAAATAGGACAGGGAGGTTTTGGGGCCGTCTACAGGGGATTTATAAGAGGGTTGAACACCCATGTTGCCATTAAGAAGGTATCTCCTGGATCTAGACAAGGGGTGAGAGAGTATGTGTCTGAAGTAAAGATCATTAGTCAACTGAGGCATAGAAATTTGGTTCAACTTTTTGGGTGGTGCCATCAGCATGATGACCTGCTGCTGATTTATGAGTTCATGGAAAATGGAAGCTTGGATTATTATCTGTTCAAGGGAAAAGGCCTGCTGACATGGAAAGTGAGATATAATATTGCAAGAGGCTTGGCATCAGCATTGTTATACCTTCATGAAGAGTGGGAAGAATGTGTGCTTCATAGAGACATAAAATCCAGCAATGTTATGTTGGATTCAAATTTTAATGCAAGGCTTGGAGATTTTGGGTTGGCCAGAGTAATGGATCATGGGATAGAATCACAAACAACTGGTTTAGCAGGAACAATTGGGTATTTGCCTCCTGAAGCTACAACAAGAGGCAAGGCTAGCAGGGAATCTGATGTGTACAGCTTTGGAGTAGTTGCTTTGGAGATAGCCTGTGGCAGAAAGGCAATTGAACCTAAGATGAATGAAGATATCTATTTGGTGGATTGGGTTTGGAAACTCCAGGGCCTTGGTGAAGTCCTTAAAGCCTCTGATCCAAGCTTATATGGACACTTTGATGAGAAGGAAATGGAGACGTTAATGATAGTTGGACTTTGCTGCTGTCACACAGATTACCTTTTGAGGCCTACGATAAGACAAGCTGTTCAGATCCTTAATTTTGAAGCTCCAGTGCCCATTCTCACAGCAAGAAACTATAATGCATCTTGGAGTTCTATGGCATCTAGGACTCCTGCTTTTGCAAGTAACCAACATTCATCTTCAACTTCAAGCAGTAGTATATTAACGGGGTCCTCACAATCCACCACAAATCTTGAAATCATTACTCCAGCAGCTGCACCTTTGCATACCTACTAA
- the LOC137811910 gene encoding putative receptor-like protein kinase At3g47110 has translation MAFSSQLLVHFGLLLILLHLQLHHLFIGVSAATLSITTDTEALISFKSQLRNDTLNHLSSWNQNSSPCNWTGVQCDRLGQRVTALELSGLGLSGHLSPYIGNLSSLQFLQLQNNQLIGLIPDQIGNLFSLRVLNMSFNMLEGKLPSNITHLNELQILDLSSNKIVSKIPEGISSLKKLQALKLGRNSLYGAIPASLGNISSLKNISFGTNFLSGSIPSDLGRLHDLIELDIILNNLNGTVPPVIYNLSSLVNFALAGNSLWGEIPQNVGHKFQKLIVFNICFNYFTGRIPGSLHNITNIQVIRMRSNLYEGTLPPGLGNLPFLRMYDTSYNRIVSSGVRDLDFITSLTNSTHLKFLAIEGNMLEGEIPETIGNLSKDLTNLYLGRNRFSGSIPTSIGRLSGLGVLNISYNSISGEIPHELGQLAELQELSLAGNEISGVIPDSLGNLLKLNLIDLSRNKLVGRIPTSFGNLQSLLYMDLSSNQLNESIPMEILNLPTLSNVLNLSMNSLSGPIPQIGRLSGVASIDFSSNQLDGDIPSSFSNCLSLENLFLTRNQLSGSIPKSLGEVRGLETLDLSSNQLSGTIPVELQNLQVLRLLNLSYNDLEGAIPSGRVFQNLSAVHLEGNGNLCLQSPCVNRGEGRRNVRHYIIVAVAVALVLCLTIGSILYIKSRKVKVSSSSEQLKPLAVMISYDELRLATEEFNQENLLGVGSFGSVYKGNLSYGTTVAVKVLDTLRTGSLKSFFAECEAMKNSRHRNLVKIITSCSSVDFKNNDFLALVYEYQCNGSLEDWIKGKRKHANGNGLNLMERLNIAIDVACALEYLHNDSEIPVVHCDLKPSNILLDADLTAKVGDFGLARLLIQRSTNQVSISSSRVLRGSIGYIPPEYGWGEKACTAGDVYSFGIVLLELFSGKSPTDEFFTGGLGIRRWVHSAFKEKTMEAIDPELVSLISHDDPSEGPNNVQVYCVDAILGVAISCTADNPDERIGIRDAVLQLKASRDSFESL, from the exons ATGGCTTTTTCTTCTCAATTACTTGTTCATTTTGGCTTATTACTCATCCTCCTACACCTTCAGCTACACCACCTCTTCATTGGTGTATCAGCAGCCACTTTAAGCATCACCACAGACACAGAAGCCTTGATCTCATTCAAGTCTCAACTGAGAAATGACACTCTCAATCACTTATCTTCCTGGAACCAAAATTCATCCCCATGCAATTGGACTGGTGTCCAATGTGACAGGCTTGGCCAAAGAgtcactgccttggagctttcAGGCTTGGGACTCTCAGGTCACTTAAGTCCTTATATTGGTAACCTCTCCTCTCTTCAGTTCCTCCAATTGCAGAATAACCAACTCATTGGACTCATTCCTGACCAAATTGGCAACCTATTCAGTTTGAGAGTTCTAAATATGAGCTTTAATATGTTAGAAGGAAAACTTCCTTCCAACATCACCCACTTGAATGAGCTCCAGATTCTTGATTTATCCTCAAACAAGATTGTCAGCAAGATTCCTGAAGGCATCAGCAGCTTGAAAAAGCTTCAGGCTTTGAAACTGGGAAGGAATAGCCTCTACGGTGCAATCCCAGCATCTCTGGGCAACATTTCTTCTCTCAAAAATATCAGTTTTGGCACCAATTTTCTCTCTGGTTCGATTCCCAGCGACTTGGGTAGGCTGCATGATTTGATTGAGCTTGATATCATTCTTAACAATCTCAATGGAACTGTTCCACCTGTTATATACAACTTATCTTCCCTTGTAAACTTTGCGTTGGCTGGAAACTCTTTATGGGGTGAGATTCCACAGAATGTTGGCCACAAATTTCAAAAGCTTATAGTGTTCAATATCTGCTTCAATTATTTCACAGGTAGAATTCCAGGGTCTTTGCACAACATCACCAACATTCAGGTCATTCGCATGCGTTCCAACCTTTATGAAGGAACACTGCCACCAGGTTTGGGAAATCTCCCATTTCTTCGCATGTATGATACTTCATATAACAGGATAGTTAGTTCGGGTGTCAGAGATCTAGACTTCATCACTTCTCTGACTAACAGCACTCACCTAAAGTTTCTGGCAATTGAGGGAAATATGCTGGAAGGTGAAATTCCTGAAACCATTGGCAATCTCTCCAAGGATCTCACAAATTTATACCTGGGAAGGAATCGTTTCAGCGGAAGCATACCTACCTCCATTGGTCGTCTTAGTGGCTTAGGGGTGTTAAACATAAGCTACAATTCAATCTCTGGAGAAATCCCACATGAATTAGGCCAATTAGCGGAACTACAAGAACTATCTCTAGCTGGAAATGAGATATCAGGGGTTATTCCAGACTCCCTTGGTAACCTCCTCAAGTTAAACCTGATTGATTTGTCAAGAAACAAACTAGTGGGGAGAATACCTACCAGTTTTGGGAATTTGCAAAGTCTACTTTACATGGACTTATCAAGCAACCAACTCAATGAAAGCATTCCTATGGAAATCCTCAATCTCCCAACTTTGAGCAATGTTTTGAATTTGTCAATGAACTCTTTGAGTGGACCAATACCTCAAATTGGGAGATTGAGTGGTGTTGCCTCCATTGACTTTTCTAGCAACCAATTGGATGGTGACATCCCCAGTTCATTCAGCAATTGTCTCAGCTtggaaaatttgtttttgaCCAGGAATCAGCTTTCGGGTTCCATTCCAAAGTCTCTTGGAGAAGTGAGAGGCTTGGAAACTTTGGACCTATCCTCCAACCAACTCTCTGGAACCATTCCTGTTGAACTTCAAAACTTACAGGTGCTTAGGCTCTTAAACCTCTCGTATAATGATTTAGAAGGAGCCATTCCAAGTGGTAGAGTTTTCCAAAATCTCTCTGCCGTACATTTAGAAGGCAATGGAAATCTCTGCTTGCAATCCCCTTGTGTGAATCGTGGCGAAGGAAGAAGAAATGTCCGACATTACATCATCGTAGCCGTTGCAGTAGCATTGGTACTGTGTCTCACAATTGGCTCAATACTATATATAAAGAGCAGAAAGGTGAAGGTATCATCATCATCTGAACAGCTAAAACCTCTTGCGGTAATGATCTCTTATGATGAGCTTCGTTTAGCAACTGAGGAGTTCAACCAGGAAAACTTACTAGGTGTTGGGAGCTTTGGCTCAGTTTACAAAGGCAATCTAAGTTATGGAACTACTGTTGCAGTGAAAGTTCTTGACACCCTGAGAACTGGTTCTCTAAAGAGTTTCTTTGCAGAATGTGAGGCTATGAAGAACTCGAGGCATCGAAATCTAGTTAAGATCATCACATCATGCTCCAGTGTTGACTTCAAAAACAATGACTTTCTGGCTCTGGTGTATGAGTATCAATGTAATGGTAGCTTGGAAGACTGGATTAAGGGGAAGAGAAAGCATGCAAACGGAAATGGGTTGAACCTTATGGAGAGACTGAACATAGCAATAGATGTTGCGTGTGCATTGGAGTACCTGCACAATGATAGTGAAATCCCAGTTGTGCACTGTGATTTGAAGCCTAGCAACATTCTCTTGGACGCAGACTTGACGGCAAAGGTTGGAGACTTTGGATTGGCTAGGTTGCTTATTCAAAGATCAACCAATCAAGTTTCCATTAGCTCCAGTCGTGTTCTTAGGGGTTCAATCGGCTACATACCTCCAG AATATGGATGGGGAGAGAAAGCATGTACAGCTGGAGATGTATATAGTTTTGGCATAGTGTTGCTAGAGTTATTCTCTGGAAAAAGTCCAACTGATGAATTCTTCACTGGAGGCCTAGGCATAAGAAGATGGGTGCATTCAGCATTCAAAGAGAAGACAATGGAAGCCATTGACCCTGAGTTGGTGTCCCTCATTTCGCATGATGACCCTTCAGAGGGACCAAATAACGTACAAGTTTATTGTGTGGATGCAATTCTAGGAGTAGCCATATCTTGCACTGCAGACAACCCAGATGAACGCATTGGCATTAGAGATGCTGTTCTCCAACTCAAAGCTTCCAGAGACTCTTTTGAATCACTCTGA
- the LOC137811911 gene encoding L-type lectin-domain containing receptor kinase IX.1-like: protein MIDSVWRFGLKAITLGFCYAMFLLIIPFAKAHSQPFSFDYNFRNAADVEQLNLEGNVSVSNSGINLAVDSNDDGSGSVGRVTSPQLLHLWNKTSNEIESFVTHFSFMIISNKSSRGDGMTFFLANNLSNVNVTAGIKRGGLGIGVVPDKELFSVGLLNYQFVAVEFDTFSNDWDPVGTHVGVNVNSMQSEVVENWSTDTTSKGPYNCSIKYNSHDYFLNVSFTGFVHNGKRVTQFLLHPIDLRDYLQEWVTVGISAATGDGFDQHTLLDWSFSKNTSNDKKDKFNKIMLLKGVGVGLGGALSFFVLLFIVLRKRGEREKEEATSETSFDLKMDDEFQMGTGPKKIRYKVLVSATNNFKERHKVRQGGFDCVYKGYFKDLNFYAAIKRISTGSSHALKEYAAEVRIISQLRHRNLLKLIGWSHKKSDLFLIYENMPNGSLYSHLFSGESILSWHVRYNIALGLASALFYLQEEWEKCVLHGDIKSSNIMLDSNFNAKLEDFGLARLVDRKKGSQTTVMAGTMGYLAPEYISTGKARKESDMFSFGVVLLEVASGRKAIEQEEKECQVSLVEWVREHYRFRNLLAAADPNLNGEFDVQQMECLLVVGLWSANSESKRRPSIRQVIKVLNFEAPFPNLHSNLPMPSKTKNP from the exons ATGATAGATTCTGTTTGGCGTTTTGGTCTTAAAGCAATCACCCTGGGGTTTTGTTATGCAATGTTTCTCTTGATAATCCCTTTTGCAAAGGCTCATTCACAACCCTTTTCTTTTGATTACAACTTCAGAAATGCTGCTGACGTAGAACAGCTAAACCTGGAAGGAAATGTTTCTGTTTCAAATTCTGGCATCAACCTCGCAGTGGACTCAAACGATGATGGAAGTGGGAGTGTTGGGCGAGTCACAAGTCCCCAGCTTCTTCACCTTTGGAACAAGACCTCGAATGAAATAGAGAGCTTCGTTACCCACTTTTCCTTTATGATCATCTCAAACAAGAGTTCTCGTGGAGACGGTATGACTTTCTTCCTAGCAAACAATCTCTCAAATGTGAATGTTACGGCTGGAATAAAGCGTGGAGGCCTTGGCATTGGCGTGGTGCCTGACAAAGAACTTTTCTCAGTCGGATTGCTTAATTATCAATTTGTGGCGGTGGAGTTTGACACTTTCTCAAACGATTGGGACCCAGTGGGCACACATGTGGGTGTGAATGTAAACTCTATGCAATCTGAGGTAGTTGAGAATTGGAGTACagatactacttcaaaaggccCTTATAACTGTAGCATTAAGTACAACTCCCATGATTATTTTCTAAACGTTTCTTTCACTGGATTCGTGCACAATGGAAAGCGAGTAACGCAGTTTCTTCTTCACCCcattgatttgagagattactTACAAGAGTGGGTTACTGTAGGTATATCAGCTGCAACAGGAGATGGATTTGATCAACATACCTTGCTGGATTGGTCATTTAGTAAAAACACAAGCAATGATAAGAAAGACAAGTTTAACAAGATAATGTTGTTGAAGGGAGTAGGAGTTGGTTTAGGCGGGGCTCTGAGTTTCTTTGTGTTGCTCTTCATTGTATTGAGGAAGAGGGGTGagagagaaaaggaagaagCCACTTCAGAAACCTCTTTTGATTTGAAGATGGATGATGAGTTCCAAATGGGCACTGGACCTAAGAAGATCAGATACAAGGTATTGGTATCTGCGACAAACAACTTTAAAGAGAGACACAAGGTGAGGCAAGGTGGTTTCGATTGTGTTTATAAAGgttatttcaaagacctaaaCTTCTATGCTGCAATAAAGAGGATATCAACGGGTTCATCGCATGCTCTGAAGGAATATGCAGCGGAAGTAAGGATCATTAGCCAATTGAGGCACAGGAATTTACTGAAACTCATCGGTTGGAGCCACAAGAAGAGTGATCTCTTTCTGATATACGAGAACATGCCAAATGGCAGCTTATATTCTCATCTTTTTAGTGGAGAGAGTATCTTGTCGTGGCATGTTAGGTACAACATAGCTCTAGGCTTGGCCTCAGCATTGTTTTACCTACAAGAAGAGTGGGAAAAATGTGTGCTTCATGGGGACATCAAATCAAGCAACATAATGTTGGACTCCAATTTCAATGCTAAGCTTGAGGATTTTGGCCTGGCAAGGCTGGTGGATCGTAAGAAAGGGTCACAAACCACAGTTATGGCTGGAACAATGGGTTATCTTGCTCCTGAATATATTAGCACAGGAAAGGCTAGAAAGGAATCTGACATGTTCAGTTTTGGGGTTGTTTTGTTGGAGGTAGCCAGTGGAAGAAAAGCCATTGAGCAAGAAGAGAAAGAGTGTCAAGTATCACTAGTTGAGTGGGTGAGGGAGCACTATAGATTTAGAAATCTGCTTGCAGCAGCTGATCCAAACCTGAATGGGGAATTTGATGTGCAGCAAATGGAATGCTTGCTTGTTGTTGGTCTTTGGTCTGCTAATTCAGAGAGCAAGAGAAGGCCCTCTATTAGGCAAGTGATTAAGGTGCTTAACTTTGAAGCTCCTTTTCCTAATCTCCA TTCCAACTTACCCATGCCAAGTAAAACCAAAAACCCGTAG
- the LOC137809468 gene encoding L-type lectin-domain containing receptor kinase IX.1-like, with amino-acid sequence MAGYGLLFLFILIINIAITNAHTQSQSFEYPNFSSTYIKQLKLEGSAYSYGSAIQLTANAINPKNWLGTVGRVTHPEQINLRDNNSNEPRDFTTNFSFVVSSNKSVYADGLAFFLASPNLPSTKSIQLRGGSLGVGLTDGYQELSMTGYQFLAVEFDTFTNPWDPVGAHVGININNMNSKVLEKWWIDITHRKVCNCGIVYDSRNKILNVSYTGYKFRDGKVRKITQHLSYPIDIRQQLPDSVIVGISAATGKYFEEHTLLSWSFSATPPSKDDPEKARKSVIIKLLEGIGIGAGLFFILLGLVRISLGMMSKGKEIDHTSEATSDRKLDDELQMSTGPKKISYHELATATNNFDETNKLGQGGFGGVYKGYFKDFNTYAAIKRISANSKQGVKQYKAEVTIISQLRHRNLVKLTGWCHKKNDFLLIYEYMENGSLDSHLFRGESLLSWQVRYNIALGLASALLYLQEEWEKCVLHRDIKSSNIMLDSSFNPKLGDFGLARLVDHDKGSETTEVAGTMGYLAPEYMNTGHARKESEIFSFGVVVLEIATGRKAIHHKHMEGEVSVVEWVWQLYQLRNLLAAADANLRGEFDVQQMECLLVVGLWCANPDSASRPAIRQVINVLNSEASLPILPLQGC; translated from the coding sequence ATGGCTGGTTATGGATTACTGTTCCTGTTCATCTTAATCATCAACATTGCAATTACAAATGCTCATACTCAGTCTCAGTCTTTTGAGTATCCCAACTTCAGTTCAACTTATATAAAGCAGCTTAAGCTAGAAGGGAGTGCTTATAGCTACGGTTCTGCTATCCAACTCACAGCGAACGCAATAAACCCAAAGAACTGGTTGGGGACCGTAGGGCGAGTCACGCATCCTGAGCAAATAAACCTTAGGGACAACAATTCAAATGAACCAAGAGACTTCACTACCAACTTTTCCTTTGTTGTTTCCTCAAATAAGAGTGTTTATGCAGATGGTTtggcatttttccttgcaagccCAAATCTGCCTTCCACAAAGAGCATACAGCTAAGAGGAGGAAGTCTCGGCGTTGGCCTTACGGATGGTTACCAAGAGCTTAGCATGACAGGTTATCAATTCCTGGCAGTGGAGTTTGACACTTTCACAAACCCGTGGGACCCAGTTGGCGCTCATGTTGgcataaatatcaataatatgaACTCTAAAGTTCTTGAGAAATGGTGGATAGATATTACACACAGAAAAGTGTGTAACTGTGGTATTGTATACGATTCTAGGAACAAAATTTTGAATGTCTCTTACACTGGATACAAATTCAGGGATGGGAAAGTGAGAAAGATTACACAACACCTTTCATACCCTATTGATATAAGGCAGCAATTACCAGACTCGGTTATTGTTGGCATATCAGCTGCAACTGGAAAATATTTTGAGGAACATACCTTGCTCTCATGGTCGTTTAGCGCAACCCCACCAAGTAAGGACGATCCGGAGAAGGCAAGGAAGTCTGTCATCATAAAATTGTTGGAGGGAATAGGAATTGGTGCtggtttgttttttattttgttaggaTTGGTTCGGATTTCATTAGGGATGATGAGCAAGGGAAAAGAAATAGATCACACTTCAGAAGCCACTTCTGATCGAAAGTTGGATGATGAACTCCAAATGAGCACTGGACCTAAGAAAATTAGTTATCATGAATTGGCAACTGCAACCAACAACTTTGATGAGACGAATAAGCTTGGCCAAGgaggttttggtggtgtttatAAAGGCTATTTCAAAGACTTCAACACCTATGCAGCTATAAAGAGGATATCAGCAAATTCTAAGCAGGGTGTCAAACAATACAAAGCAGAGGTGACGATCATTAGCCAATTGAGGCACAGGAATTTGGTGAAACTCACTGGTTGGTGCCACAAGAAGAATGATTTTCTCTTGATATACGAGTACATGGAAAATGGCAGCTTAGACTCTCACCTTTTTCGGGGAGAAAGTTTATTGTCCTGGCAAGTGAGGTACAACATAGCCTTGGGCTTGGCCTCAGCATTGCTTTACCTACAAGAAGAATGGGAGAAATGTGTGCTTCATAGGGACATCAAATCAAGCAACATAATGTTGGACTCTAGCTTCAATCCCAAGCTTGGTGACTTTGGCCTAGCTAGGCTGGTGGATCATGATAAAGGGTCAGAAACCACAGAAGTGGCTGGGACCATGGGTTACTTAGCTCCTGAATACATGAACACAGGCCATGCTCGAAAGGAATCTGAGATATTCAGTTTTGGGGTTGTTGTGTTGGAGATAGCCACTGGAAGAAAAGCCATTCACCACAAACACATGGAGGGTGAGGTATCAGTGGTTGAGTGGGTGTGGCAGCTCTACCAATTGAGAAATCTGCTTGCAGCAGCAGATGCAAACCTACGTGGGGAATTTGATGTGCAGCAAATGGAATGCTTACTGGTTGTTGGTCTTTGGTGTGCTAATCCAGATTCAGCATCCAGACCTGCAATAAGGCAAGTGATTAACGTCCTTAACTCTGAAGCTTCTTTACCAATTCTCCCACTGCAAGGGTGTTAG